A genomic segment from Methanobacterium sp. encodes:
- the tatA gene encoding twin-arginine translocase TatA/TatE family subunit, translating to MIGGLGMPELLIILFVVLLLFGSKKLPELAKGMGKALGEFKRAQRETEFKIKEEQTQEKETEISADNEEIKVEMESKEEAVQKTEKSENNAK from the coding sequence ATGATTGGTGGACTGGGAATGCCAGAACTTCTAATAATACTCTTTGTAGTACTTCTACTTTTTGGTTCAAAGAAGCTCCCCGAACTTGCCAAGGGAATGGGCAAAGCTCTGGGAGAATTCAAAAGAGCTCAACGTGAAACGGAGTTTAAAATAAAAGAAGAGCAAACACAGGAAAAAGAAACAGAAATATCAGCAGATAACGAAGAAATTAAAGTAGAAATGGAGTCTAAAGAAGAAGCGGTGCAAAAAACTGAAAAATCAGAAAATAATGCAAAATAG
- a CDS encoding hydrogenase maturation protease: MICIVGFGNLLLGDDGVGIRIIQRLEMMILPYQVDIIDAGTYGAILFSLIEKYNKIIVVDAFRSNCDIENILFMKASHIIKEKEKYYFSGHDLSLFDIFSMMKSVYSEEILDNIYIMGIRIHKIEESLELSDDVAKSAEMAVNMIKNFLSGDESWMNH, encoded by the coding sequence ATGATCTGTATTGTTGGATTTGGAAATTTGCTACTTGGAGACGATGGAGTAGGAATCAGGATAATTCAGAGGCTAGAAATGATGATTCTTCCATATCAAGTAGATATAATAGATGCTGGAACATATGGGGCGATTTTGTTTAGTTTAATTGAAAAATATAATAAAATCATTGTTGTTGATGCTTTTAGATCTAATTGTGATATTGAAAACATCCTTTTCATGAAGGCATCTCATATAATAAAAGAGAAGGAAAAATATTATTTCTCGGGACATGATTTAAGTCTATTTGATATATTTTCAATGATGAAATCAGTCTACTCAGAAGAGATCCTGGATAATATATACATTATGGGTATCAGGATTCATAAAATCGAAGAATCATTAGAACTTTCAGATGATGTGGCAAAAAGTGCAGAAATGGCTGTAAATATGATAAAGAATTTCCTAAGTGGTGATGAATCATGGATGAATCATTAA
- the tatC gene encoding twin-arginine translocase subunit TatC, whose translation MDESLISHFEELRSRLIRIVIVVLGVSCAIFPFANQLLIRIQNDLLPEGVRLIVISPLEAVWAQIEVSLLVAFVITLPYIIYEVMKFLKPALKGSENSFLIKTIPPAMILFGIGAIFTYKTVLVMTLKFLIGYATSSGVTPLLTLGDFISFALLMILTFGLLFELPLICCALASLDLIDSDTLTGNRKEAYIGILVIAGILTPDPTPFTQLIVTFPMILLFEVSVLLTKYIHRDKKTEVTNASIG comes from the coding sequence ATGGATGAATCATTAATCTCACATTTTGAAGAGCTAAGAAGTAGATTGATAAGAATAGTTATAGTAGTTCTTGGAGTATCTTGTGCAATATTTCCCTTTGCTAATCAACTTCTTATTAGAATTCAGAATGATTTACTACCTGAAGGGGTCCGTTTGATTGTTATAAGTCCATTAGAGGCAGTATGGGCGCAAATAGAAGTATCTTTACTTGTTGCGTTTGTTATTACTCTACCATACATTATATATGAAGTCATGAAATTTTTAAAACCTGCCCTTAAAGGTTCTGAAAATTCCTTTTTAATAAAAACTATACCTCCTGCAATGATACTTTTTGGAATTGGAGCAATATTTACTTACAAAACTGTGCTTGTAATGACATTAAAATTCCTTATTGGTTATGCAACCTCTTCAGGAGTTACGCCACTATTAACTTTAGGGGATTTTATTTCATTTGCACTTCTTATGATATTGACATTCGGGCTCCTATTTGAATTACCCCTAATATGTTGTGCCCTTGCATCCCTTGATCTAATTGATTCTGATACACTTACAGGTAACAGAAAAGAAGCTTACATCGGTATTTTGGTAATTGCAGGAATTTTAACACCTGATCCCACACCATTTACTCAACTTATTGTCACTTTCCCTATGATCCTCTTATTTGAGGTGAGTGTTCTTTTGACAAAATACATCCATAGAGATAAAAAAACGGAGGTCACAAATGCATCGATTGGTTAA
- a CDS encoding nickel-dependent hydrogenase large subunit: MAVEIKPVTRIEGDGKLELETYLVDGKLKVKNLLTPTDGTLNLPTDNGARYPKFCVTEFRGFEKFAVGEQPETVTKLVPRICGVCPVPQNMASTCAVEAAYGTNIVNNAKAVRRLMLAVHTVHSHLLHFFVLAGKDMLPHKLIDQELPNIISAHNKAQACVAVFGGKPVHPASCIPGGQTKVPNTTEIGQIKARMQEIQNYIVSLLGTLKEALLALPNDFGIRPCNYMSSGVPFYSGVSGSFSYFGTSGGVVIRDPSNPSDFNSADIVPFNPANVKEEVITPYGSVISLPTNYSYAKRPYYTYNGVNYVCEVGPLARLGVAYKAGDSVVKSTVNSIASDWGVAANDILSPSTRNRHIARLIETIIIIDRILNGGWSNIAQVDSYSPPNKKAGSGIGVIEAPRGTLMHTITVGSDLKTASYDCMVPTTANTGAIEEAVADDFVEIRPETMALLGRDPTEDEKLLLGDASRTVRGFDPCCSCSSHMIELKTPDGTE; encoded by the coding sequence ATGGCAGTTGAAATAAAACCGGTAACTAGGATTGAAGGCGATGGAAAACTTGAATTGGAAACCTACTTGGTTGATGGAAAATTAAAAGTAAAGAACCTTCTAACACCAACTGATGGAACTTTGAATTTACCAACAGATAATGGTGCAAGATATCCCAAGTTTTGTGTCACAGAATTTAGAGGATTTGAGAAATTTGCAGTTGGGGAACAACCAGAAACTGTTACAAAGCTAGTCCCAAGGATATGTGGTGTTTGCCCAGTTCCACAAAACATGGCAAGCACATGCGCAGTTGAGGCAGCCTACGGCACAAACATAGTTAACAATGCAAAAGCAGTTAGAAGACTCATGCTCGCAGTACACACAGTCCACAGTCATCTTCTGCACTTTTTTGTACTTGCTGGGAAGGACATGTTGCCGCATAAGCTAATAGACCAGGAACTTCCTAATATAATCAGTGCCCACAACAAGGCACAGGCCTGTGTAGCTGTATTTGGAGGAAAACCTGTTCATCCCGCGTCATGTATTCCTGGAGGGCAAACTAAAGTCCCAAATACAACAGAAATTGGACAGATCAAAGCGAGAATGCAAGAGATACAAAATTATATCGTATCCCTTTTAGGTACTTTAAAAGAGGCCCTATTGGCCCTGCCAAACGACTTTGGTATAAGGCCCTGTAACTATATGAGTTCAGGTGTTCCTTTCTACAGCGGTGTTTCAGGATCATTTTCATACTTTGGAACATCGGGTGGAGTTGTAATAAGGGATCCATCAAATCCATCAGACTTCAACTCAGCTGACATAGTTCCATTTAACCCAGCAAATGTGAAAGAAGAGGTCATAACACCTTACGGAAGTGTGATAAGTCTTCCAACAAACTACAGTTACGCCAAAAGACCATACTATACTTACAATGGTGTAAACTATGTCTGTGAAGTAGGACCTCTTGCAAGACTTGGAGTAGCATACAAGGCCGGAGATAGTGTTGTGAAATCAACAGTTAATAGTATTGCATCTGATTGGGGTGTTGCTGCCAATGATATATTATCTCCTTCAACAAGAAACAGACACATAGCAAGACTAATAGAAACAATAATAATAATCGACAGAATTCTAAATGGTGGCTGGTCAAACATAGCTCAAGTGGACAGTTATTCACCTCCAAACAAGAAGGCAGGATCTGGTATTGGTGTAATTGAAGCCCCCCGTGGAACCCTGATGCACACAATAACAGTAGGATCTGATTTAAAAACTGCATCATACGACTGTATGGTGCCAACTACAGCAAACACAGGGGCTATTGAAGAAGCTGTGGCAGATGATTTTGTGGAGATAAGACCAGAAACAATGGCATTGTTAGGACGTGACCCCACTGAAGACGAAAAACTACTTTTAGGGGATGCAAGCCGAACCGTAAGAGGATTTGATCCATGTTGTTCATGTTCATCTCACATGATAGAACTTAAAACCCCAGATGGCACTGAATAG
- a CDS encoding twin-arginine translocation signal domain-containing protein: MKKEFKKILDHPIDRRTFLKAVGAGTVATLFGGQATMEEVFAASPKVGILQLGTCAGCQVSLTEFGLDMRYISSSNPTAADILPTIDIKYAPFLVDVLAESFEHISSLDICIIEGIAGPTVEASEHLDHARSISSKVVAMGDCASFGGVPGLNRSKGLLDLYPIDEVISVDAYIRGCPPQPEQIWYMVTGGTIGEAIKPGKVCDSCIYDPEGPQANELGRSGCKKHLGCQGHDTPWQCGATRSTDGKAPCTLVDDICIGCYRDKYPETPYYEKGQVQMTNKYGTGNGTHTSTAPNSTANKTGMMSK, translated from the coding sequence CAGTTGCAACACTGTTTGGTGGACAGGCAACCATGGAAGAAGTCTTTGCTGCTTCTCCAAAAGTTGGAATACTCCAACTTGGAACTTGTGCGGGATGTCAGGTTTCTCTGACAGAATTTGGGCTGGATATGCGCTACATTAGTTCTTCAAACCCAACTGCTGCTGACATACTACCAACAATAGACATAAAGTATGCGCCATTTCTTGTGGATGTGCTGGCTGAGTCATTTGAACATATAAGTTCCCTGGATATTTGTATAATCGAGGGTATTGCAGGTCCGACAGTTGAGGCATCAGAACATCTGGATCATGCAAGGTCAATTTCAAGTAAGGTGGTTGCTATGGGAGATTGTGCATCCTTTGGTGGAGTGCCTGGTTTGAACAGAAGTAAAGGTTTATTGGATCTCTATCCTATAGATGAAGTAATTTCTGTAGATGCCTACATCAGAGGATGTCCACCACAACCAGAACAAATCTGGTACATGGTAACTGGCGGTACTATTGGTGAAGCAATAAAACCAGGAAAAGTATGTGATTCATGTATTTATGATCCTGAAGGCCCTCAGGCAAATGAACTTGGTCGATCAGGATGTAAAAAACACCTTGGATGTCAGGGTCATGATACTCCATGGCAATGCGGAGCTACAAGAAGTACTGATGGAAAAGCACCCTGTACACTGGTTGATGATATTTGCATAGGCTGTTACAGAGACAAGTACCCCGAAACACCATATTATGAAAAAGGCCAGGTACAGATGACAAATAAATATGGGACTGGAAATGGAACCCATACTAGCACAGCACCAAACTCAACGGCAAATAAAACAGGGATGATGAGTAAGTAG